One Zeugodacus cucurbitae isolate PBARC_wt_2022May chromosome 3, idZeuCucr1.2, whole genome shotgun sequence genomic region harbors:
- the LOC105214218 gene encoding phospholipid-transporting ATPase ABCA1-like: MQVKRIPSETSALSTGRSEEDLQPTNYNWLRFKWLFWKDCFMHWNTRWEFLFALFMPSLCALIVIILRFNISAEHITAMPFKIENLEQNWGRLLDIIAGRQSAVEKFLGTPSYNVYAPRIMIAYAPDFEAIVNIMALTTDLSLNPDQYIRFKTCAELREKMTTEYYLAGICFREDVFNIESESIYKIGLYPNRLEYQIIFPSELRLYKGYIGETWDTRYLFPNVKKHERHMGFVPYIGEGFIMLQKTISEAYINLTCNKSLTEELFLRRFPIAEHYYDPLSEGLEQRLSLVLAVAYICTMLYLLRILINEREAQLHSLLAIFDVTYFIQFYSWFVFSLISISIGTILLLIILKIPWNHGFGVFHRSSFTCLFALFTAFNINTLSYCYMIFKVFRNSDMAICAAPIIWIMLYAPFAIGNQTSPLSEMLHPYISLLGNTAFALALQHLFRLQSDDGLNWSNFFRTGWQSEHYSIGSYALIMCGTSIIQALVGIFAPIIGRTFTKLTKPFSRKTERVRLSTDSNRFSKTIIFEVRANYKAPAIDVVALTVQIGYSIVLEDLSFSLYEDEITMLMGHNGSGKTTLLEVIAGFKRPTSGKIDFKGDTLSKEYGSPRDFIGICFSDSLLFCNLYVKHQLMLFGRLKGINPIDLNKEVNKYLSALELEDEQYTLTEQLTCGQRTRLAVACALIGGSRVVLLDDVVLKLDVRDYKLIWKLLEREKFGRVIMVSTNLSREPEVHADNIIMLSQGRLSCAGTAQFLKTMYCFGCHLLISKSEECKSEKVTQLLSKYIPDIVASCDLVLELSYHIESSNVEVLETVIKALENAKEELAIVNITIIETPVEELFCKLGAELPAYDDRRRYYRIFNGQSIVAIDFDDDALFMSAKIKYNANVVERLFNQWSAVFYKLLIIQSTYFVLAVIVLPLFGLFFCGIIMIPHLRVVPKMDNDINDYKDSITLLSVPEQPESGMQSFVETYNRYMYWRNSNIKIKNIKHEFINDYILKLEREKQETHLNVHTILGLSVRNHVVGWFNGYIPSVAPILLDILHNVYLWDVLNTTNAKINVSLDLLPTEGNVNLREITQMHFNMGSRVALHLALLICYLLAVRSINLVSERESGFESLQRLAGLSGINYWISIFIFDVIRFAILFSIFTFMSWAILPTANAPPIVFRWCFGMTFLASIAVVMTNYLLSALFFKNSFGAYLKMTSLHAIGIVFFIVFSRDFKPYADKLYPLPRIFPLYSFCRAIENLYEYNILHQVCNIDNIKTASVVLGHCQRIPDCCEPPKISVNDDLFYLWVIIAVCWFGLFIYEYRSCFQVNIPFDNYERALDEYKRRHASDAEEADNVTAEAIHVQTLRPRLRYYYTVICENLGYFWKGKILVDRLSFTIKPGEKFGIVGTNCNYTNSLLRLIAGQYKPSFGRVCINSVQMTEERKKALANIGYVPTVAFVQPQMTCYQVLKIFCILYGYPRHEINDILEDFTKHFGLHSHYHMRLTECSSGIRERISYALAILKKPALLCIGNFSWSVDPHGRRQLYRLIDGLRKRGTAIAITSVMNSYTEILCTKIGVMHEGRLLHIGAPEQIANEIVGCYSVSMRMKKQVHTPHGVTLKVYFRLTAFMEKTFPYSRLVQEGTVMQYVIPHQSTTLAIIFRTLRLNSFQLNIESLSITTLNMNYIFEQITEEAIKASKKY, encoded by the exons ATGCAGGTGAAAAGAATTCCATCGGAAACTTCGGCGCTGAGCACCGGACGCTCCGAAGAGGACTTGCAGCCGACGAACTACAATTGGTTACGTTTCAAATGGCTGTTCTGGAAGGATTGTTTTATGCATTGGAATACACGTTGGGAATTTCTTTTTGCGCTGTTTATGCCGAGTTTGTGTGCGCTCATCGTGATCATACTACGTTTTAATATCTCAGCTGAGCATATAACCGCTATGCCGTTTAAGATCGAAAATCTGGAGCAAAATTGGGGACGTCTCTTGGACATCATTGCGGGACGTCAAAGTGCAGTTGAGAAATTTTTGGGCAC TCCTTCATATAATGTGTACGCACCACGTATTATGATCGCTTATGCGCCAGATTTTGAGGCAATCGTGAATATTATGGCGTTGACTACCGACCTTTCCTTAAACCCTGATCAATATATTCGTTTCAAAACGTGTGCAGAACTGCGTGAGAAGATGACAACTGAATACTATTTGGCCGGGATTTGCTTTCGTGAAGATGTCTTTAATATTGAATCGGAATCCATATATAAAATTGGTCTATATCCGAATAGATTGgaatatcaaataattttccCCAGCGAATTGCGTTTATATAAGGGATATATCGGCGAAACTTGGGACACCAGATATTTATTTCCGAATGTGAAGAAGCACGAGCGTCACATGGGTTTTGTGCCGTATATAGGAGAAGGCTTTATTATGTTGCAGAAAACTATCTCCGAAgcttatataaatttaacttgCAACAAATCACTTACGGAGGAATTATTTTTGCGACGTTTTCCAATAGCCGAACATTATTACGATCCACTTTCCGAGGGTTTGGAGCAACGCTTATCGTTGGTGTTGGCTGTGGCGTATATTTGTACAATGCTGTATTTGCTGAGG attCTAATCAATGAACGTGAGGCGCAATTGCATTCGCTGTTGGCCATTTTCGATGTGACATACTTCATACAATTCTACAGCTGGTTCGTCTTCTCACTCATTTCGATTTCCATTGGCACCATTTTGTTGCTGATCATATTGAAG ATTCCTTGGAACCATGGCTTCGGTGTCTTCCATAGATCTTCATTTACTTGCTTATTTGCGCTATTCACCGCCTTTAATATAAATACACTGAGTTACTGCTATATGATATTTAAAGTGTTCCGCAACTCGGATATGGCAATTTGTGCCGCGCCCATTATCTGGATCATGTTGTATGCACCCTTTGCCATTGGTAATCAAACCTCACCCTTGAGTGAAATGTTACATCCTTACATCTCCTTACTTGGCAATACCGCGTTCGCATTGGCATTGCAACACTTATTTCGTCTACAATCGGACGATGGTTTGAATTGGTCCAATTTCTTTCGCACCGGTTGGCAATCGGAGCATTATAGCATTGGATCGTATGCTTTGATAATGTGTGGCACCAGCATAATTCAAGCTTTAGTTGGCATATTCGCACCGATTATTGGACGCACGTTCACTAAGCTAACCAAACCATTTAGCCGGAAAACGGAACGTGTTCGTCTTAGCACGGACAGCAATCGTTTTTCGAAAACCATTATTTTTGAGGTTAGAGCAAATTACAAAGCACCCGCGATTGATGTGGTGGCACTCACAGTGCAAATCGGCTATTCAATTGTTTTGGAGGACCTttcattcagtttgtatgagGATGAAATCACTATGTTGATGGGTCATAACGGTAGTGGCAAAACTACTTTACTCGAAGTTATAGCCGGTTTTAAGCGACCGACATCGGGCAAAATTGACTTTAAGGGCGATACGCTGAGTAAAGAATATGGCAGTCCACGCGATTTTATTGGCATCTGTTTTAGCGATTCACTGCTCTTTTGTAATCTGTACGTGAAACATCAACTGATGCTATTCGGCCGATTGAAGGGTATAAATCCAATTGATCTGAACAAAGAAGTAAATAAGTACTTGAGTGCGCTAGAGCTTGAAGACGAACAGTATACACTCACCGAACAGCTAACATGTGGTCAAAGAACCAGACTGGCTGTCGCGTGTGCGCTCATCGGTGGTAGTAGGGTCGTGCTGCTGGACGATGTTGTGCTGAAATTGGATGTGCGTGATTATAAACTTATTTGGAAATTATTGGAACGTGAGAAGTTCGGACGCGTCATAATGGTCTCGACGAACTTGAGTCGGGAGCCGGAAGTGCATGCTGACAATATCATTATGTTGTCTCAAGGACGTTTGAGTTGTGCCGGAACAGCGCAGTTTCTGAAGACCATGTATTGCTTTGGCTGTCATTTG CTTATATCCAAGTCTGAGGAATGTAAGTCAGAAAAAGTTACACAACTTTTGAGCAAATACATACCAGATATTGTCGCATCCTGTGATCTAGTGCTGGAATTATCATATCACATTGAATCCTCCAACGTTGAGGTGCTCGAAACGGTTATCAAGGCTTTGGAAAACGCTAAAGAGGAGTTGGCGATtgtaaatataacaataattgaGACACCAGTTGAAGAGCTATTTTGTAAGCTGGGCGCCGAACTGCCCGCTTACGATGATCGCCGACGTTACTATAGAATTTTCAATGGTCAGAGCATTGTTGCCATTGACTTTGATGACGATGCACTTTTCATGTCCGCCAAGATAAAATATAATGCGAATGTCGTGGAGCGTTTATTCAATCAGTGGAGTGCAGTGTTTTACAAACTGCTCATTATTCAAAGTACATATTTCGTATTGGCCGTCATAGTTTTACCATTATTTGGCTTGTTCTTTTGTGGCATCATTATGATTCCTCATTTGCGAGTGGTGCCGAAAATGGATAACGATATTAATGACTACAAAGACAGTATAACGCTGCTGAGTGTTCCCGAGCAGCCCGAGAGTGGCATGCAATCGTTTGTTGAGACCTACAATCGATATATGTATTGGCGCAATAGTAATATCAAGATAAAGAATATTAAACATGAATTCATCAATGATTATATTTTGAAGCTCGAACGCGAAAAGCAAGAGACTCATTTGAATGTGCATACGATTCTTGGTTTGTCAGTGCGCAATCATGTGGTCGGTTGGTTTAATGGTTACATACCGAGTGTCGCACCGATTCTGCTAGACATTCTACACAATGTGTACCTTTG GGATGTGCTAAACACGACCAATgctaaaataaatgtttcattAGATTTGCTGCCAACCGAAGGTAATGTGAACCTGCGTGAGATAACtcaaatgcatttcaatatgGGCAGCCGTGTGGCTTTACATTTGGCGCTTCTGATATGTTACTTGTTAGCCGTAAGATCCATTAATTTGGTATCGGAACGCGAGTCTGGATTTGAAAGCTTGCAGCGTTTGGCTGGTTTGAGTGGCATTAATTATTggatatctatatttatatttgatgtCATCAGATTCGCcattcttttttcaattttcacctTCATGTCATGGGCTATATTGCCGACAGCAAATGCGCCACCTATAGTTTTTC GCTGGTGCTTCGGCATGACATTTTTGGCGAGTATTGCTGTGGTTATGACAAACTATCTGCTCAGCGCACTCTTCTTCAAAAACAGTTtcggcgcatatttgaaaatGACATCACTACATGCTATCGGCATCGTTTTCTTCATCGTTTTTTCCAGAGATTTTAAACCTTATGCGGATAAACTGTACCCGCTACCACGTATATTTCCGTTGTACTCATTTTGCCGAGCTATTGAGAACTTATACGAATACAATATACTACATCAAGTATGCAATATAGACAACATAAAAACGGCTTCTGTGGTTTTGGGACATTGCCAAAGGATTCCTGACTGTTGTG AACCACCAAAAATATCGGTGAATGATGATTTGTTTTACTTATGGGTGATTATTGCTGTCTGTTGGTtcggtttatttatttacgagtATCGAAGTTGTTTCCAGGTCAACATACCATTTGACAATTA TGAACGTGCGTTGGATGAATACAAACGACGACACGCTAGTGACGCTGAAGAGGCGGACAACGTTACAGCCGAAGCCATACATGTGCAGACATTGCGTCCACGTTTGCGCTATTATTATACTGTTATATGTGAGAATTTGGGTTATTTTTGGAAGGGGAAAATTTTAGTGGACCGACTCTCTTTCACTATCAAACC CGGTGAAAAGTTCGGCATCGTCGGCACTAACTGTAATTATACGAATTCATTGCTAAGGCTCATCGCTGGTCAGTATAAGCCAAGCTTTGGACGTGTCTGCATCAATAGCGTACAAATGACGGAAGAACGCAAGAAAGCACTCGCAAATATCGGTTATGTGCCCACGGTTGCTTTCGTACAACCGCAGATGACTTGCTATcaggttttgaaaatattttgtatattatatggCTATCCGCGACACGAAATCAATGATATACTTGAAGATTTCACCAAACATTTCGGTTTGCACTCACATTATCACATGCGTTTGACCGAGTGCAGTTCGGGTATAAGAGAGCGAATTTCCTATGCCTTAGCGATCTTAAAGAAACCCGCACTCTTGTGTATCGGTAATTTTAGTTGGAGCGTGGATCCGCATGGCCGACGTCAACTTTATCGGCTGATAGATGGTTTGCGTAAACGCGGCACAGCTATAGCGATTACATCCGTTATGAATTCGTATACCGAGATACTTTGCACGAAGATAGGGGTCATGCACGAGGGACGGCTGTTGCATATCGGCGCGCCTGAGCAAATCGCCAATGAGATAGTCGGTTGTTATTCGGTTTCGATGCGTATGAAGAAACAGGTGCATACACCGCACGGCGTTACGCTGAAGGTGTACTTTCGCTTGACGGCTTTTATGGAGAAAACATTCCCCTATTCGAGGCTGGT GCAAGAGGGTACAGTTATGCAATATGTCATCCCTCATCAGAGCACCACATTGGCTATTATATTTAGGACGTTGCGCTTGAATTCATTCCAGTTGAATATCGAGAGTCTCTCGATTACTACCCTTAATATGAATTATATCTTCGAGCAAATAACGGAGGAGGCTATTAAAGCATCGAAGAAGTATTAA